A genomic segment from Nicotiana sylvestris chromosome 1, ASM39365v2, whole genome shotgun sequence encodes:
- the LOC104237589 gene encoding glycoprotein 3-alpha-L-fucosyltransferase A-like: protein MSNSNAPNKQWRNWLPLFVALVVIAEFSFLVRLDVAEKANSWADSFYQFTTASWSTSKLTADHGDVEEVQLGVLSGELLSGDFDQGFVPGSCEEWLEKEDSVAYSRDFDNEPIFVHGPGQELKSCSIGCKFGTDSDKKPDAAFRLPQQAGTASVLRSMESAQYYAENNITLARRRGYDVVMTTSLSSDVPVGYFSWAEYDIMAPVQPKTENALAAAFISNCGARNFRLQALEALERANIRIDSYGSCHHNRDGRVDKVEALKRYKFSLAFENSNEEDYVTEKFFQSLVAGSIPVVVGAPNIQDFAPSPNSVLHIKEIKDAESIANTMKYLAQNPIAYNESLRWKFEGPSDAFKALVDMAAVHSSCRLCIFLASRIREREEQSPKFMKRPCKCTRGTETVYHVYVRERGRFEMDSIFLRSSNLSLKAFESAILSRFKSVKHVPVWKEERPQVLRGDDELKLYKVYPVGLTQRQAVFSFRFNGDTEFKNYIQSHPCAKFEAIFV from the exons ATGTCAAATTCAAACGCACCCAATAAACAATGGCGCAATTGGTTGCCTCTCTTCGTTGCCCTAGTGGTTATAGCAGAGTTTTCTTTTCTGGTTCGACTCGACGTGGCTGAAAAAGCCAACTCTTGGGCCGACTCGTTTTATCAGTTCACCACGGCGTCTTGGTCCACCTCTAAACTGACTGCTGACCACGGCGACGTTGAGGAGGTCCAGTTGGGTGTTTTGAGTGGTGAGTTATTGAGTGGTGACTTTGATCAGGGCTTCGTACCTGGGAGTTGCGAGGAATGGTTGGAAAAGGAAGATTCTGTGGCTTATTCGAGGGATTTTGATAATGAACCAATTTTTGTTCATGGGCCTGGACAG GAATTGAAATCCTGTTCCATAGGATGTAAGTTTGGAACAGATTCCGATAAGAAGCCTGATGCGGCATTTCGGCTACCACAACAAGCTGGCACAGCTAGTGTGCTACGGTCGATGGAGTCAGCTCAATACTATGCAGAGAACAACATTACTTTGGCACGACG AAGGGGATATGATGTTGTAATGACAACAAGCCTCTCTTCAGATGTTCCTGTTGGATATTTCTCTTGGGCTGAGTATGATATCATGGCTCCAGTACAACCTAAAACAGAGAATGCCTTAGCAGCCGCTTTCATTTCTAATTGTGGTGCTCGCAACTTCCGCTTGCAAGCTTTAGAAGCCCTTGAAAGGGCAAATATCAGAATTGATTCTTATGGCAGTTGTCATCATAACAGGGATGGAAGAG TTGACAAAGTGGAAGCACTGAAGCGGTACAAGTTTAGCTTGGCTTTTGAGAATTCTAATGAGGAGGACTATGTAACTGAAAAATTCTTTCAGTCTCTGGTAGCTG GATCAATCCCTGTGGTGGTTGGTGCTCCAAACATCCAAGACTTTGCTCCTTCTCCTAATTCAGTTTTACACATTAAAGAGATAAAAGATGCTGAATCAATTGCCAATACCATGAAGTACCTTGCTCAAAACCCTATTGCATACAATGAGTCATTAAG GTGGAAGTTTGAGGGCCCATCTGATGCCTTCAAAGCCCTGGTTGATATGGCAGCAGTTCATTCATCTTGTCGTTTGTGCATCTTCTTGGCAAGTAGGATCCGGGAAAGAGAAGAGCAGAGTCCAAAATTTATGAAGCGTCCCTGCAAATGTACTAGAGGGACTGAAACTGTCTATCATGTATATGTACGTGAAAGAGGGAGGTTTGAGATGGATTCCATTTTCTTAAG ATCGAGTAATTTGTCTTTAAAGGCGTTTGAATCTGCTATCCTCTCGAGGTTCAAGTCTGTTAAACATGTTCCTGTTTGGAAGGAGGAAAGACCTCAAGTACTACGCGGTGATGATGAACTCAAACTTTACAAAGTATATCCTGTTGGCTTGACACAGAGACAAGCAGTGTTTTCCTTCAGATTCAACGGGGATACTGAGTTTAAGAATTACATTCAAAGCCACccatgtgcaaaatttgaagccATATTCGTATAG